One part of the Humulus lupulus chromosome 9, drHumLupu1.1, whole genome shotgun sequence genome encodes these proteins:
- the LOC133801410 gene encoding uncharacterized protein LOC133801410, with product MMAKLNLILFQSSKFTGPFLPPLSQSTRLSLSLPISTVHGGKFLSRRRGLQQQRSFSPISFTACDFSPVIQKMEMDDRESSAVPYSVTDSVKRSLAHVEDVRTHFLDFLSLSDPDVLAQMPPLQRAQSLLLLAKATTTLFTLKLRCNGVDPDEHPVKSELERLSLYQNKLERFIGLSNAPLRPSTTLNFQAATRFIQHSLPDLTPEQRKSMRAVGKEKKAQLNKRKYESTEKKSVKTAAKEFLEKAALELLGGGDNEGRLKGPLQFEEASEDEENS from the coding sequence atgatgGCCAAATTAAATTTGATATTATTTCAGTCTTCTAAGTTCACCGGCCCATTCCTTCCCCCTCTCTCACAGTCGACTCGCCTCTCGCTCTCTCTCCCCATCTCCACCGTCCACGGCGGCAAGTTTCTCTCTCGGAGACGGGGACTGCAACAGCAAAGGAGTTTCTCTCCCATCTCATTCACGGCTTGTGACTTCTCTCCTGTGATTCAGAAAATGGAAATGGACGATAGAGAAAGCTCGGCAGTACCATACTCGGTAACGGATTCAGTAAAGAGAAGTTTGGCCCACGTAGAAGATGTTCGAACCCACTTTCTCGATTTCTTGTCTCTCTCAGACCCAGATGTCCTCGCCCAAATGCCGCCTCTGCAACGCGCCCAATCGCTGCTCTTGCTAGCAAAAGCCACTACAACCCTTTTCACTTTGAAGTTGAGGTGTAATGGGGTTGACCCAGATGAGCATCCAGTCAAATCCGAGCTTGAGAGGTTAAGTTTGTATCAAAACAAACTAGAACGGTTCATAGGTTTGAGCAATGCGCCTCTTCGACCTTCCACCACCTTAAACTTTCAGGCAGCAACTCGTTTCATTCAGCATTCTTTGCCTGACCTTACCCCGGAACAGAGGAAAAGTATGAGAGCTGTTGGAAAAGAGAAAAAGGCCCAACTAAACAAGAGAAAGTATGAATCAACAGAGAAAAAGTCTGTTAAAACAGCTGCCAAGGAGTTTCTTGAAAAAGCAGCCTTGGAGCTTCTTGGTGGTGGTGACAATGAAGGCCGCCTCAAGGGGCCTTTACAGTTCGAGGAGGCttctgaagatgaagagaattcaTGA
- the LOC133800940 gene encoding uncharacterized protein LOC133800940 — translation MEFEGDHQTHRAKRLSYENEEIKSNKFWEVPEEVVEKILLSLDAKSLRSCMEVCRGWFHLINNPSFANKHLLGQHLFPVSDGFGCSWVEVSCRTWRTLNAVKRKKRYVCSTPHCPAVKEITVAYKKIHNH, via the exons ATGGAATTCGAAGGTGATCATCAAACTCACAGGGCCAAGCGTCTCTCATATGAGAATGAAG AAATAAAAAGCAATAAGTTTTGGGAGGTGCCAGAGGAGGTGGTGGAGAAGATTCTATTGAGTTTGGATGCAAAGTCTCTAAGAAGCTGTATGGAAGTTTGTAGGGGTTGGTTTCATCTGATTAATAACCCTAGTTTTGCAAACAAACACCTTCTTGGCCAACACCTGTTTCCAGTCAGTGATGGTTTTGGTTGTTCTTGGGTTGAAGTCTCTTGCCGTACTTGGCGTACTTTGAATGCAGTTAAAAG GAAGAAGAGATACGTGTGCTCAACACCTCACTGTCCTGCCGTCAAAGAAATCACCGTCGCTTACAAGAAAATCCATAATCATTAG
- the LOC133800600 gene encoding uncharacterized protein LOC133800600 isoform X2, with translation MEGNGHGFTDKALGKRHIPYDGFGFEGEEDHGPTYEGMEYSGAGPSNRPESTYDHGLEYWDNLYSQDDIFSEVERWEQQSSLHPPWWWSEMQTFVSTSQATTSIDPNFPFPSGSTSQATFTGQGFPSQPSLPSQLSLPITPHPLLASSLRTSYASQGVSSRGLPSTSGSVHKRSYVPRAKKYVSKERHYFPVYDSFQWVEDRAIINIKGGQKTTRKVYYCAANECTGVKEITVKNKNDHILSCVVHNII, from the exons ATGGAAGGGAATGGCCATGGCTTTACTGACAAGGCTTTAGGCAAGAGGCATATTCCTTACGATGGTTTTG GGTTTGAAGGGGAAGAAGATCATGGTCCAACTTACGAGGGCATGGAATACTCTGGTGCAG GTCCAAGCAATCGGCCAGAATCAACGTACGACCATGGTTTGGAATATTGGGACAACCTTTATAGCCAAGATGATATCTTTTCGGAGGTGGAGCGTTGGGAGCAACAATCATCTCTGCATCCACCATGGTGGTGGTCTGAGATGCAGACTTTTGTGTCaacatctcaggccaccacttcCATCGATCCTAACTTCCCTTTTCCCTCTGGTTCAACATCTCAGGCCACCTTCACCGGCCAAGGTTTTCCATCTCAGCCATCTTTGCCGTCTCAGCTGTCTTTACCAATCACACCCCACCCTCTGCTCGCTTCATCATTGCGGACGTCTTATGCATCTCAAGGTGTCAGTAGCCGAGGTTTACCAAGCACCAGCGGATCTGTGCATAAGAGGTCTTACGTGCCTCGTGCTAAGAAATATGTATCAAAAGAACGACACTACTTTCCTGTCTATGATAGTTTTCAATGGGTGGAAGACCGTGCCATTATTAATATTAAGGGTGGGCAGAAAACTACAAG GAAGGTGTATTATTGTGCAGCAAATGAATGCACTGGTGTGAAAGAGATAACAGTCAAGAATAAGAATGACCATATTTTATCGTG TGTTGTGCACAACATTATTTGA
- the LOC133800600 gene encoding uncharacterized protein LOC133800600 isoform X1 — protein sequence MEGNGHGFTDKALGKRHIPYDGFEGFEGEEDHGPTYEGMEYSGAGPSNRPESTYDHGLEYWDNLYSQDDIFSEVERWEQQSSLHPPWWWSEMQTFVSTSQATTSIDPNFPFPSGSTSQATFTGQGFPSQPSLPSQLSLPITPHPLLASSLRTSYASQGVSSRGLPSTSGSVHKRSYVPRAKKYVSKERHYFPVYDSFQWVEDRAIINIKGGQKTTRKVYYCAANECTGVKEITVKNKNDHILSCVVHNII from the exons ATGGAAGGGAATGGCCATGGCTTTACTGACAAGGCTTTAGGCAAGAGGCATATTCCTTACGATGGTTTTG AAGGGTTTGAAGGGGAAGAAGATCATGGTCCAACTTACGAGGGCATGGAATACTCTGGTGCAG GTCCAAGCAATCGGCCAGAATCAACGTACGACCATGGTTTGGAATATTGGGACAACCTTTATAGCCAAGATGATATCTTTTCGGAGGTGGAGCGTTGGGAGCAACAATCATCTCTGCATCCACCATGGTGGTGGTCTGAGATGCAGACTTTTGTGTCaacatctcaggccaccacttcCATCGATCCTAACTTCCCTTTTCCCTCTGGTTCAACATCTCAGGCCACCTTCACCGGCCAAGGTTTTCCATCTCAGCCATCTTTGCCGTCTCAGCTGTCTTTACCAATCACACCCCACCCTCTGCTCGCTTCATCATTGCGGACGTCTTATGCATCTCAAGGTGTCAGTAGCCGAGGTTTACCAAGCACCAGCGGATCTGTGCATAAGAGGTCTTACGTGCCTCGTGCTAAGAAATATGTATCAAAAGAACGACACTACTTTCCTGTCTATGATAGTTTTCAATGGGTGGAAGACCGTGCCATTATTAATATTAAGGGTGGGCAGAAAACTACAAG GAAGGTGTATTATTGTGCAGCAAATGAATGCACTGGTGTGAAAGAGATAACAGTCAAGAATAAGAATGACCATATTTTATCGTG TGTTGTGCACAACATTATTTGA